Proteins encoded in a region of the Candidatus Moanabacter tarae genome:
- the smc_2 gene encoding Chromosome partition protein Smc, which produces MSNPFIGNLLKLQECDARCDRILEQLERIPVEVEGYQIKIDTEHKAIESVKKAVQELELRRKDLDNEVGAFEDQLNRYKTQQLTVKKNEEYRALQHEIDSIADKISTLEEEEIEVMLMIDESTESAKHDEAQRKVTIKEYEKQIVRRSQHKLEFSQELEGAEEDFRTAEEGIGKSELRSYHYVKTQVKRLPIVVPVVEHKCTGCHIKLPTDLEVEARIAKEITSCNNCGRLIYC; this is translated from the coding sequence ATGTCTAACCCGTTCATAGGAAATCTCCTAAAGCTGCAAGAGTGCGATGCTCGCTGTGACCGAATATTGGAACAGTTGGAAAGGATACCCGTTGAAGTTGAGGGATATCAAATCAAGATTGATACTGAGCACAAGGCAATCGAGTCAGTAAAAAAGGCTGTCCAAGAGTTGGAATTAAGGCGGAAAGATCTCGATAATGAGGTGGGAGCTTTTGAAGACCAATTGAACCGCTATAAGACCCAGCAGTTGACAGTAAAAAAGAACGAAGAATACCGTGCTCTCCAGCACGAGATCGACAGTATTGCGGACAAGATTAGCACGTTGGAGGAAGAGGAAATTGAAGTAATGCTGATGATCGACGAATCGACTGAATCAGCGAAACACGATGAAGCTCAGCGGAAAGTAACGATTAAGGAGTATGAAAAGCAAATAGTGCGGCGATCTCAGCACAAATTGGAGTTTTCTCAGGAATTGGAAGGAGCTGAGGAGGATTTTCGGACGGCTGAGGAGGGTATTGGGAAATCAGAACTTCGATCTTATCATTATGTAAAGACGCAGGTAAAAAGATTACCAATTGTCGTCCCAGTGGTGGAGCATAAGTGTACTGGGTGCCACATAAAACTTCCCACGGATCTTGAAGTTGAAGCACGTATTGCCAAGGAAATCACTTCCTGTAACAATTGTGGGCGGTTGATCTATTGTTAG